The following proteins come from a genomic window of Synechococcus sp. BIOS-E4-1:
- a CDS encoding NAD(P)/FAD-dependent oxidoreductase: protein MAAITAAEQGLRQVVVLEATPEPLQKVRISGGGRCNVTHACWDPAELSSHYPRGSRPLRGPFSRFACGDAIAWFDEHGLTLVEEPDGRMFPQQNRSEAVIHCLQNAATAAGVQLRTKVMVQQVAAQTDGGFVVEGRGLEQPLKARKLMLATGGHPSGRQLAESLGHQVVPPVPSLFSLSLSTKTLAACSGIAIDDVNLDLKLGDQRFRQTGRVLITHRGLSGPATLRLSAFAARALHQSHYKGELKVDWSGGLGRQGVEQRLRQWRLDKARRTLIAANPFEHLPRRLWQAFLSSVALDVERRWADLPLKAERHLVDILCAQRLLIQGRGPFGEEFVTAGGVALGEVNLATMESRRCPGLYVAGELLDVDGVTGGFNFQACWSGGWLAGQAIAAVETAGARY, encoded by the coding sequence ATGGCAGCGATCACCGCGGCAGAGCAGGGTCTGCGCCAGGTTGTGGTTCTGGAAGCCACGCCGGAGCCACTTCAGAAGGTTCGCATCAGTGGTGGAGGCCGCTGCAATGTGACCCATGCCTGCTGGGATCCGGCGGAACTGTCCAGCCATTACCCCCGTGGCAGTAGGCCTTTGCGTGGCCCATTCAGTCGTTTTGCCTGTGGTGATGCGATTGCCTGGTTTGATGAGCATGGCCTCACCCTTGTTGAGGAACCTGACGGACGCATGTTTCCGCAGCAGAACCGTTCGGAGGCGGTGATCCACTGCCTGCAGAACGCTGCGACTGCGGCGGGTGTGCAGCTGCGGACCAAAGTGATGGTGCAGCAGGTTGCGGCGCAGACGGATGGTGGTTTTGTGGTTGAGGGGCGTGGGCTGGAGCAGCCATTGAAGGCTCGCAAGCTGATGCTGGCCACCGGTGGTCATCCCAGTGGTCGACAGCTTGCGGAGTCCCTCGGTCATCAAGTGGTGCCGCCTGTTCCCTCTTTGTTCAGCCTGTCGCTGAGTACCAAAACACTTGCTGCCTGCAGCGGCATTGCCATTGATGACGTGAACCTTGATCTGAAGCTCGGGGATCAGCGCTTCCGGCAGACCGGTCGGGTGCTGATCACTCACCGCGGACTCAGTGGTCCTGCAACGCTGCGCCTCTCCGCTTTTGCGGCCCGGGCACTTCATCAAAGCCACTACAAGGGAGAACTGAAGGTGGACTGGAGTGGCGGCCTGGGCCGCCAGGGTGTTGAGCAGAGGCTGCGGCAGTGGCGGTTGGACAAGGCTCGACGCACCTTGATTGCGGCCAATCCGTTTGAACACTTGCCGCGTCGCTTGTGGCAAGCCTTTCTGTCTTCCGTTGCTTTGGATGTTGAGCGCCGTTGGGCGGATCTGCCCTTGAAGGCTGAGCGTCATCTGGTCGACATTCTCTGCGCTCAGCGGCTGCTGATTCAGGGCCGGGGCCCATTTGGTGAGGAGTTCGTCACTGCTGGTGGAGTGGCCCTGGGCGAAGTGAACCTGGCCACGATGGAAAGTCGTCGCTGTCCAGGGCTCTATGTCGCAGGCGAACTGCTGGATGTGGATGGTGTCACCGGTGGATTTAACTTCCAGGCCTGCTGGAGCGGCGGCTGGCTGGCGGGACAGGCCATTGCAGCTGTCGAAACCGCAGGAGCTCGCTACTGA
- a CDS encoding GspE/PulE family protein, producing the protein MSDKSRPLELELLLQRTLPGNLGIADEPVLLEELETMGFDPIRHAALAESLTELLSRKPTVSEEAAAPYQEPAITEKSQQSNAEVATNSQPTDPENSKTETVAETATSYLKDFSVDGVLEADPNEDDADSSKPVDLESGLNDAERSPVIDLVDRILMQALELGASDIHVEPQQAGLQLRFRQDGVLQRQIEPLPSRLVPAVTSRFKIMAELDIAERRLPQDGRIRRRFQNRTVDFRVNSLPSRYGEKIVLRLLDSSATQLGLDKLISNPEALTLVRTLGSKPFGMILVTGPTGSGKSTTLYSLLAERNEPGINISTVEDPIEYALPGITQCQVNREKGFDFSQALRAFMRQDPDVLLVGETRDLETAKTAIEAALTGHLVLTTLHCNDAPSAIARLGEMGVEPFMVSASLIGIVSQRLLRRVCSMCRIAYRPDPEELGRFGLMASSEANVSFFRANHHEGEANPCPQCQGSGYKGRVGVYEVLRMNEELATTVAKGATTDMVRQLALEGGMKTLLGYSLDLVREGHTTLEEVGRMVLTDSGLESERRARALSTLTCSSCGGGLQEGWLECPYCLTPRH; encoded by the coding sequence GTGAGCGACAAAAGCCGGCCTCTGGAACTGGAATTGCTCCTTCAGAGGACCCTTCCAGGCAATCTTGGCATCGCTGATGAACCGGTTCTGCTCGAAGAACTGGAGACCATGGGATTTGATCCCATTCGTCATGCCGCGCTTGCAGAGAGCCTGACGGAGCTGCTCAGCAGGAAACCCACTGTCAGCGAGGAAGCTGCTGCGCCCTACCAGGAACCGGCAATCACGGAAAAGTCGCAGCAATCCAACGCTGAAGTGGCGACCAACAGCCAGCCCACGGATCCGGAAAATTCAAAAACCGAAACCGTGGCGGAGACCGCCACCTCCTACCTCAAAGATTTCAGCGTCGACGGGGTGCTGGAAGCCGATCCAAATGAGGATGATGCCGACTCCTCGAAACCGGTCGATCTTGAATCCGGGCTCAACGATGCAGAACGCTCACCGGTGATCGATCTGGTGGATCGCATCCTGATGCAGGCCCTTGAACTGGGTGCCAGCGACATCCATGTGGAACCTCAGCAGGCCGGCCTCCAACTGCGCTTTCGTCAGGACGGCGTGCTGCAGAGACAGATCGAACCGCTTCCGAGCCGGCTGGTGCCTGCCGTGACCTCCAGATTCAAGATCATGGCGGAGCTGGACATCGCCGAACGCAGGCTCCCCCAGGACGGCCGCATCCGACGCCGCTTCCAGAACCGGACCGTGGATTTCCGGGTCAACAGTCTGCCGAGCCGCTACGGGGAGAAAATCGTTCTGCGGCTTCTGGACAGCTCCGCCACGCAGCTGGGGCTCGACAAGCTGATTTCCAATCCGGAAGCTCTGACGCTGGTGCGCACCCTGGGGTCCAAGCCCTTCGGAATGATCCTGGTCACAGGACCGACCGGATCAGGGAAATCCACAACGCTGTACTCCCTGCTGGCGGAACGCAACGAACCGGGCATCAATATCTCCACGGTGGAGGATCCGATCGAATACGCCCTGCCGGGGATCACCCAGTGTCAGGTGAACCGGGAAAAAGGCTTTGACTTCAGCCAGGCACTGAGGGCCTTCATGCGTCAGGACCCGGACGTGCTGCTGGTGGGTGAAACGCGCGATCTGGAAACGGCGAAAACAGCCATCGAAGCGGCACTCACCGGTCACCTGGTGCTGACCACCCTCCACTGCAACGATGCTCCCAGCGCCATCGCCCGCCTTGGTGAGATGGGCGTGGAGCCGTTCATGGTCAGCGCCTCACTGATCGGGATCGTGTCCCAGCGTTTGCTTCGGCGGGTCTGCTCCATGTGCCGAATCGCCTACCGGCCAGATCCAGAGGAGCTCGGTCGCTTCGGGCTGATGGCAAGCAGTGAGGCAAACGTCAGTTTCTTTAGAGCCAACCACCATGAAGGCGAGGCCAATCCCTGCCCCCAGTGTCAGGGCAGTGGTTACAAAGGGCGAGTGGGGGTCTACGAAGTGCTGCGTATGAACGAGGAGCTGGCGACCACCGTGGCCAAAGGTGCCACCACTGACATGGTGCGCCAGCTGGCCCTTGAGGGAGGCATGAAAACCCTGCTGGGCTACAGCCTCGATCTGGTGAGAGAAGGACACACGACCCTGGAGGAAGTGGGCCGCATGGTGCTCACCGATTCCGGCCTGGAATCGGAGCGACGGGCCAGAGCCCTGAGCACACTCACCTGCAGCAGCTGTGGTGGCGGACTCCAGGAAGGTTGGCTGGAATGTCCGTACTGCCTGACCCCACGTCACTGA
- the dusA gene encoding tRNA dihydrouridine(20/20a) synthase DusA, with the protein MDSHTRTDREPCWRFSIAPMLDCTDRHFRQLMRQISCHALLYSEMVVAQALHYTKRRERLLDFDVEEHPIALQVGGDQPQLLAEAARMAADWGYDEINLNVGCPSPRVQAGNFGACLMAEPERVARCVEAMVSATGLPVTVKHRVGIDDLDSDTLLTAFVDQVAAAGASRFSVHARKAWLDGLDPKQNRTIPPLQHERVIALKQRRPELMIELNGGLDTPEQCLSALHHCDGAMVGRAAYAHPLRWATMDALIYGEAPRAVKASDVIKGLMPHAERHLERGGRLWDLCRHLVQLVEGVPGARHWRRELGEQAQRTGSDLRVLERSARQLTDAGL; encoded by the coding sequence ATGGATTCCCACACCAGAACCGATCGGGAACCTTGCTGGCGCTTCAGCATCGCTCCAATGCTGGACTGCACAGATCGGCATTTTCGCCAGCTGATGCGCCAGATCAGCTGTCATGCACTGCTGTACAGCGAAATGGTGGTGGCCCAGGCGCTTCACTACACCAAGAGAAGGGAACGCCTGCTCGACTTCGATGTGGAGGAGCATCCGATCGCCCTCCAAGTTGGCGGTGATCAGCCACAACTGCTCGCAGAGGCCGCTCGCATGGCAGCGGACTGGGGCTATGACGAAATCAACCTCAATGTGGGCTGCCCAAGTCCACGGGTTCAGGCTGGCAATTTCGGAGCTTGCCTGATGGCAGAACCCGAACGCGTGGCGCGCTGTGTGGAAGCGATGGTGTCCGCCACTGGCCTGCCGGTGACGGTGAAACACCGGGTGGGTATCGATGATCTCGATAGCGACACCCTGCTCACTGCTTTTGTGGATCAGGTGGCCGCGGCCGGTGCCAGCCGCTTCAGCGTGCACGCTCGCAAAGCCTGGCTGGATGGCCTCGATCCCAAACAGAACCGCACGATCCCTCCGTTACAGCATGAGCGGGTGATCGCGCTCAAACAACGAAGGCCCGAGCTCATGATCGAGCTCAACGGCGGACTCGACACCCCGGAGCAGTGCCTGTCTGCTCTGCATCATTGCGACGGCGCCATGGTTGGCCGGGCCGCCTATGCCCATCCTCTGCGCTGGGCAACCATGGATGCCCTGATCTATGGCGAGGCTCCACGGGCCGTGAAAGCCTCGGATGTAATCAAAGGCCTGATGCCCCATGCCGAACGCCACCTGGAACGGGGTGGCCGTCTGTGGGATCTCTGCCGCCACCTGGTGCAACTGGTGGAAGGAGTCCCAGGTGCCCGCCACTGGCGACGCGAGCTCGGTGAGCAAGCCCAGCGGACAGGGTCAGACCTCAGGGTGCTGGAACGTTCAGCCCGGCAACTCACAGATGCCGGGCTTTAA
- the argH gene encoding argininosuccinate lyase, with product MAGGVTGGGSATWSDRFEQGLHPAIERFNASIGFDIHLLQEDLDGSVAHACMLAECGVIESEEADQLCSGLEQIRAEAAAGSFNPGLDDEDVHFAVERRLIALLGPVGKKLHTGRSRNDQVGTDLRLWLRRRIDELDPQVRMFQTALLRQALEHRNTLIPGYTHLQRAQPVCLAHHLLAYVEMLERDRQRFQDVRKRVNCSPLGAAALAGTPVPIDRRSTAAALEFEDIYANSLDAVSDRDFAVEFSAAASLLMVHLSRLAEEVIFWASEECGFVRLSDRCATGSSLMPQKKNPDVPELVRGKCGRVFGHLQGLLTMIKGLPLAYNKDFQEDKEALFDVVNTSVQCIEAMTILIEEGLSFRPDRLEAAVGSDFSNATDVADYLVSRQVPFREAYQIVGSVVKQCLSDGLLLRDLSLERWQQFHPSIDADLFDALAPRQVVAARLSEGGTGFERVEEQLALWSERLGLANQ from the coding sequence ATGGCCGGTGGAGTGACGGGCGGAGGCTCCGCCACCTGGAGTGATCGGTTCGAACAGGGACTGCATCCCGCGATCGAACGGTTTAATGCCTCGATTGGTTTCGACATCCATCTCCTTCAGGAGGATCTGGATGGTTCAGTGGCCCATGCCTGCATGTTGGCCGAGTGCGGCGTGATTGAGTCGGAGGAGGCTGATCAGCTTTGCAGTGGTCTGGAACAGATCCGCGCAGAGGCGGCTGCCGGCAGCTTCAATCCCGGCCTCGACGATGAAGATGTGCACTTCGCTGTCGAGCGCCGGCTGATTGCTCTTCTGGGGCCGGTGGGAAAAAAGCTCCACACCGGCCGCAGTCGCAATGATCAGGTGGGCACGGATCTGCGTTTGTGGCTTCGTCGTCGAATCGATGAGCTCGACCCGCAGGTGCGGATGTTTCAGACGGCTCTTCTGCGTCAGGCGCTTGAGCACCGCAACACGCTGATTCCTGGTTACACCCACTTGCAGAGGGCGCAGCCCGTTTGTTTGGCGCACCATCTGCTTGCTTACGTGGAGATGCTCGAGCGGGATCGTCAACGGTTTCAGGATGTGCGCAAGCGTGTCAACTGCTCACCGCTGGGTGCCGCAGCTCTGGCTGGAACGCCGGTGCCGATTGATCGGCGCAGCACCGCCGCAGCCTTGGAATTCGAGGATATTTATGCCAACAGCCTTGATGCTGTGAGTGATCGCGATTTCGCTGTGGAGTTCTCAGCTGCTGCATCCTTGTTGATGGTGCACCTCAGCCGTTTGGCCGAGGAGGTGATCTTCTGGGCCTCAGAGGAATGCGGCTTTGTGCGCCTGAGTGATCGTTGCGCCACTGGCAGCAGCCTCATGCCGCAGAAGAAGAATCCTGATGTTCCTGAACTGGTCCGTGGCAAGTGCGGTCGGGTCTTTGGTCATCTACAGGGGCTGCTGACCATGATCAAGGGCCTGCCGCTGGCCTACAACAAGGATTTTCAGGAAGACAAGGAAGCGCTGTTTGATGTGGTGAACACCAGCGTTCAGTGCATCGAGGCGATGACGATCCTGATCGAGGAAGGGCTGAGTTTTCGTCCTGATCGGCTGGAAGCCGCCGTTGGTTCTGATTTTTCCAATGCCACTGATGTGGCTGACTATCTGGTGTCCCGACAGGTCCCGTTCCGCGAGGCCTATCAGATCGTTGGTTCGGTGGTGAAGCAGTGTCTGAGTGATGGACTGTTGCTGCGTGATCTGAGCCTTGAACGTTGGCAGCAGTTTCATCCCTCCATTGACGCCGACCTTTTTGATGCCCTGGCGCCCCGTCAGGTTGTTGCCGCTCGTCTGAGTGAAGGTGGCACTGGCTTTGAGCGGGTCGAGGAGCAGTTGGCGCTCTGGAGCGAAAGGCTCGGGTTAGCGAATCAATGA
- a CDS encoding type IV pilus twitching motility protein PilT, giving the protein MELMIEDLMEELVKGGGSDLHIASGQPPYGRFSGQLRAMRDEALPEESCNRLIFSMLNNSQRKTLEQTWELDCAYGLKGVARFRVNVYRQKGSYAACLRALGSSIPSIEMLNLPPVVVETSKRPRGLVLVTGPTGSGKTTTLAALLDHINHTRAEHILTIEDPIEFVYKSDQSLVHQRQLNEDTRSFGNALRAALREDPDVILVGEMRDLETIQLAISAAETGHLVFGTLHTSSAAQTVDRMVDVFPPVQQTQIRVQLSGSLVAVFSQTLCRRSNPEPGQFGRVMAQEIMINTPAIANLIREGKTAQLYSQIQTGGELGMQTLEKALADLVTDGDINLREALAKASKPSELERLVSS; this is encoded by the coding sequence ATGGAGCTGATGATTGAAGACCTGATGGAAGAGCTGGTCAAAGGCGGAGGCAGTGATCTGCACATCGCCAGCGGCCAGCCCCCCTACGGACGCTTCAGCGGTCAACTGCGAGCGATGCGTGATGAAGCTCTGCCCGAAGAGAGCTGCAACCGGTTGATCTTCTCAATGCTCAACAACAGCCAGCGCAAGACGTTGGAGCAGACATGGGAACTCGACTGCGCCTACGGCCTGAAGGGAGTGGCCCGCTTCAGGGTGAACGTCTATCGCCAGAAAGGCAGCTACGCGGCCTGTCTGCGGGCACTGGGCAGTTCCATCCCAAGCATCGAGATGCTGAACCTGCCACCGGTGGTGGTCGAAACCAGCAAGCGACCACGGGGGCTGGTGCTGGTCACCGGACCCACTGGCTCAGGCAAAACCACCACCCTGGCGGCTCTTCTGGACCACATCAATCACACCCGCGCCGAGCACATCCTCACGATTGAGGACCCGATCGAGTTCGTCTACAAAAGCGACCAAAGTCTCGTCCACCAGCGCCAGCTCAATGAAGACACCCGCAGCTTTGGCAATGCGCTCAGGGCAGCACTGCGAGAAGACCCGGACGTGATCCTGGTGGGTGAGATGCGCGACCTGGAGACGATTCAACTGGCGATCAGCGCAGCAGAGACAGGTCACCTGGTGTTCGGAACTCTGCACACCAGTTCCGCAGCGCAGACAGTGGACCGCATGGTGGATGTGTTCCCGCCCGTACAGCAGACCCAGATCCGCGTGCAACTGTCCGGAAGTCTGGTGGCGGTCTTCTCCCAGACGCTCTGCCGTCGCAGCAATCCCGAGCCTGGCCAGTTCGGCCGGGTGATGGCTCAGGAAATCATGATCAACACACCGGCCATCGCCAACCTGATTCGCGAAGGCAAGACCGCCCAGCTCTACTCACAGATTCAGACCGGCGGTGAACTGGGCATGCAGACCCTGGAGAAAGCATTGGCAGATCTTGTGACAGATGGCGATATCAATCTGCGGGAAGCACTGGCTAAAGCCAGCAAGCCCTCAGAGCTGGAACGACTTGTGAGCAGCTGA
- a CDS encoding RNA-binding protein translates to MSIFVGNLPFRAEQEDVIELFAAHGEVTNCALPLERDTGRKRGFAFVEMVDEAAEAAAIEALQGAELMGRPLRINKAEPRGSAPRRGGGGYGGGGGGGGYGGGGGGGYGGGGGDRRSGARGWEDRSYGGGSSGGGAAGGGDQSGSAYGGGVEEGRRSRRRGGASQTDGGGSGYGGGGDDYGGYGGAEG, encoded by the coding sequence GTGAGCATTTTTGTCGGCAATCTGCCCTTCCGCGCTGAGCAGGAGGACGTAATCGAACTGTTTGCCGCTCATGGAGAGGTCACGAACTGTGCCCTTCCTCTTGAGCGTGACACCGGTCGCAAACGTGGTTTCGCCTTCGTGGAGATGGTCGATGAAGCGGCTGAAGCCGCGGCGATCGAAGCTCTCCAGGGCGCTGAGTTAATGGGTCGTCCCCTCCGCATCAACAAGGCTGAGCCCCGCGGAAGTGCACCTCGTCGTGGTGGTGGCGGCTACGGCGGCGGTGGTGGTGGTGGCGGCTACGGCGGCGGCGGTGGTGGCGGCTACGGCGGTGGCGGCGGCGATCGTCGCTCCGGTGCACGTGGTTGGGAAGATCGCAGCTATGGAGGCGGTTCGTCCGGTGGTGGAGCTGCTGGCGGTGGCGACCAGTCCGGTTCTGCTTACGGAGGTGGTGTTGAAGAGGGTCGCCGCAGTCGTCGTCGTGGTGGTGCTTCCCAGACCGATGGTGGTGGAAGCGGTTATGGCGGTGGTGGAGATGACTACGGCGGCTATGGCGGCGCCGAAGGCTGA
- the msrB gene encoding peptide-methionine (R)-S-oxide reductase MsrB produces the protein MPSTIEKWLLSRRSMLVATVSGLVGVFRAPKQVSAASDASDSQWNLSDQEWKKRLSPESYQVLRREGTEPPFTSALNSEKRSGIYHCAGCDLSLFSSQAKYDSGTGWPSFWQPLAGAIDTKVDFKLIVPRTEYHCSRCGGHQGHVFNDGPRPTGKRYCNNGVALRFQAA, from the coding sequence ATGCCCTCCACTATCGAAAAGTGGCTGTTGAGCAGACGCTCCATGCTGGTTGCCACGGTTTCAGGTCTGGTTGGTGTTTTCCGTGCTCCGAAGCAGGTTTCCGCAGCCTCTGATGCGTCGGATTCCCAGTGGAATCTCTCCGATCAGGAGTGGAAGAAACGTTTGTCGCCAGAGTCTTATCAGGTGCTTCGCAGGGAAGGCACCGAGCCCCCGTTCACCAGTGCGCTGAACAGCGAGAAGAGGTCGGGCATCTATCACTGTGCTGGTTGCGATCTTTCGCTGTTCTCATCGCAGGCCAAGTACGACAGTGGCACTGGCTGGCCAAGCTTCTGGCAGCCTCTGGCAGGTGCCATCGACACGAAAGTAGATTTCAAGTTGATTGTTCCGCGCACGGAATACCACTGCAGCCGCTGCGGCGGCCATCAGGGTCATGTGTTCAATGACGGTCCCAGGCCCACCGGCAAGCGCTACTGCAACAACGGCGTCGCACTGCGCTTCCAGGCCGCTTGA
- the dnaJ gene encoding molecular chaperone DnaJ, translating into MADYYELLGVSRDADADTLKRAYRRLARQYHPDINKDPGAEDRFKEIGRAYEVLSDPQTRGRYDQFGEAGLGGAAGMPDMGDMGGFADIFETFFSGFGGAAGGGRQQRRRGPQQGDDLRYDLTIDFEQGVFGQEREIRVPHLETCSTCSGSGAKSGSGPTTCSTCGGVGQVRRATRTPFGSFTQVAECPSCNGSGQVIADPCNACGGQGVTQVRKKLRINIPAGVDTGTRLRVTGEGNAGLRGGPSGDLYVFLTVKPHPSLQRDGLTVHSEVKVSYLQAILGDTIEVDTVDGPTSLEIPAGTQPNAVLTLENKGIPKLGNPVARGNQRITVNVKLPTRLNHEERGLLEELAGHHSARGEQHHHHKSGLFARLFGQR; encoded by the coding sequence ATGGCCGATTATTACGAGCTGCTCGGTGTCAGCAGGGATGCCGATGCCGACACCCTCAAACGGGCCTATCGGCGATTGGCTCGCCAGTACCACCCCGACATCAACAAGGATCCGGGCGCAGAGGATCGCTTCAAGGAGATCGGTCGCGCCTACGAGGTGCTCAGCGATCCCCAGACCCGAGGCCGCTACGACCAATTCGGTGAGGCTGGGCTCGGGGGTGCTGCTGGCATGCCCGACATGGGCGACATGGGTGGTTTCGCTGATATTTTTGAAACCTTCTTCAGTGGGTTCGGTGGGGCCGCCGGTGGTGGTCGTCAGCAACGTCGCCGTGGCCCTCAGCAAGGGGATGACCTTCGTTATGACCTCACGATCGACTTCGAGCAGGGGGTGTTCGGACAGGAGCGGGAGATTCGTGTTCCTCATCTGGAGACCTGCAGCACCTGCTCCGGCAGTGGTGCCAAGAGCGGCAGTGGTCCCACCACCTGCTCCACCTGTGGTGGAGTCGGCCAGGTGCGCCGGGCAACCCGGACCCCTTTCGGCAGTTTCACCCAGGTGGCTGAATGTCCCAGCTGCAATGGCAGTGGTCAGGTGATTGCTGATCCTTGCAATGCCTGCGGCGGTCAGGGCGTGACTCAGGTGCGCAAGAAGCTGCGCATCAACATTCCAGCCGGTGTTGACACCGGTACCCGTCTGAGGGTGACCGGTGAGGGCAATGCCGGTCTTCGCGGAGGTCCCTCTGGCGACTTGTACGTGTTCCTGACTGTCAAACCACACCCCTCCTTGCAGAGGGACGGATTGACGGTCCACTCTGAGGTGAAGGTCAGCTACCTCCAGGCGATCCTTGGAGACACCATCGAGGTGGACACCGTGGATGGTCCAACCAGCCTTGAGATTCCTGCTGGGACTCAACCCAATGCTGTTCTGACTCTGGAAAACAAAGGCATTCCCAAGCTGGGTAATCCTGTGGCCCGCGGCAATCAGCGCATCACGGTCAATGTGAAGCTCCCCACCCGTCTCAATCATGAAGAAAGGGGACTGCTTGAGGAGCTTGCCGGTCATCACTCCGCCAGGGGAGAGCAGCATCACCACCACAAGAGCGGTCTGTTTGCACGTCTGTTCGGACAGCGTTGA
- the grpE gene encoding nucleotide exchange factor GrpE: protein MSGDASTPAQDPSSAGSDGQQPAVNPTETLDTTPAVDEASSAEGAAASESASQSVDNEARLEQLEKEHSALREEHEVLRGQYVRIAADFDNFRKRQSRDQDDLKLQLICSTLSEILPVVDNFERARQQLDPQTEEAQGLHRSYQGLYKQLVEVLKQLGVAPMRVVGQEFDPTLHEAVLREPSEEHPEDVVIEELQRGYHLDGRVLRHAMVKVSMGPGPQQAAGSETSTSDAEVASEGEASGDANS from the coding sequence ATGAGTGGCGATGCTTCCACCCCAGCGCAGGATCCGTCATCGGCTGGTTCCGACGGCCAGCAACCTGCAGTGAATCCAACCGAAACTTTGGACACGACACCAGCCGTGGATGAGGCATCGTCTGCTGAAGGCGCAGCCGCATCGGAGTCAGCTTCCCAGTCCGTGGACAACGAGGCCCGTCTTGAGCAGCTCGAGAAGGAACACTCCGCTCTGAGAGAGGAGCATGAGGTGTTGCGCGGTCAGTACGTTCGCATCGCTGCCGACTTCGACAACTTTCGCAAGCGTCAGAGTCGTGACCAGGACGATCTCAAGCTTCAGCTCATCTGCAGCACTCTCAGTGAAATCCTTCCCGTCGTGGATAATTTCGAGCGTGCTCGTCAGCAGCTCGATCCTCAGACGGAGGAAGCCCAGGGGCTCCACCGCAGCTACCAGGGGCTCTATAAACAGCTGGTTGAGGTGCTCAAACAGCTGGGTGTTGCTCCGATGCGAGTGGTCGGCCAGGAGTTTGATCCAACCCTGCACGAGGCCGTGCTGCGTGAGCCCAGTGAGGAGCATCCAGAAGACGTGGTGATTGAGGAGCTGCAGCGCGGCTATCACCTCGACGGCCGCGTCCTGCGTCACGCCATGGTCAAGGTGTCAATGGGGCCTGGCCCGCAACAGGCTGCCGGCAGCGAGACGTCCACCTCTGATGCCGAGGTCGCGTCTGAAGGGGAGGCTTCGGGAGATGCCAACAGTTGA
- a CDS encoding type II secretion system F family protein — MATFTATYTTATGQERTMTVQANDVTTAKRQLRRRGIKATELRTSKTGSGRNRKKGTAAKADGTSGGSFLSIDLGEAFQKPPGVKEKAVWASKLAALVDAGVPIVRSLDLMATQQKLPMFKKALTAVGMEVNQGTAMGAAMRQWPKVFDQLTVAMVEAGEAGGVLDESLKRLSKLLEDNARLQNQIKGALGYPVAVLVIAILVFLGMTIFLIPTFADIFEDLGAELPLFTQLMVDLSKLLRSSASLVFAGGLLVAVWLFSRYYATDKGRRVVDRLTLKLPLFGDLIMKTATAQFCRIFSSLTKAGVPILMSLEISSETAGNSIISDAILDSRAMVQEGVLLSAALTRQKVLPDMALSMLSIGEETGEMDRMLSKVADFYEDEVATSVKALTSMLEPAMIVVVGGIVGSILLAMYLPMFSVFDQIQ, encoded by the coding sequence ATGGCCACCTTCACTGCCACCTACACCACAGCGACCGGTCAGGAGCGGACCATGACGGTCCAAGCCAACGATGTGACCACTGCGAAACGTCAGTTGAGACGAAGGGGCATCAAAGCCACCGAGTTGCGTACCAGCAAAACCGGTTCCGGACGAAACAGAAAAAAAGGTACTGCTGCCAAAGCCGACGGGACATCCGGCGGGAGCTTTCTCTCCATTGATCTGGGAGAGGCCTTCCAGAAACCCCCTGGAGTGAAGGAGAAAGCGGTCTGGGCCAGCAAGCTTGCGGCGCTCGTGGATGCAGGGGTGCCGATCGTGCGCAGTCTCGATCTGATGGCCACGCAGCAGAAGCTACCGATGTTCAAGAAAGCGCTCACCGCTGTTGGCATGGAGGTCAACCAGGGAACAGCCATGGGAGCAGCTATGCGCCAGTGGCCGAAGGTGTTCGATCAACTGACGGTGGCCATGGTGGAGGCCGGAGAAGCTGGCGGAGTACTCGATGAATCCCTGAAACGGCTGTCCAAACTTCTGGAGGACAACGCGCGTCTGCAGAACCAGATCAAAGGTGCATTGGGCTACCCCGTGGCAGTGCTGGTGATCGCAATCCTGGTGTTCCTGGGCATGACCATTTTTCTGATCCCGACCTTCGCAGACATCTTTGAAGATCTGGGCGCAGAGCTGCCTCTGTTCACCCAGCTGATGGTGGATCTGAGCAAGCTTCTGCGTTCTTCAGCGTCCCTCGTCTTCGCCGGTGGGCTGCTTGTGGCTGTCTGGTTGTTCAGCCGCTACTACGCGACTGATAAAGGCCGACGAGTTGTGGATCGCTTGACGCTGAAACTGCCGCTGTTCGGTGATCTGATCATGAAAACCGCAACCGCCCAGTTCTGCCGGATCTTCAGCTCACTGACCAAAGCCGGGGTTCCGATCCTGATGTCACTGGAAATCTCCAGTGAAACAGCGGGAAATTCGATTATTTCCGATGCCATCCTCGACTCCAGAGCAATGGTTCAGGAAGGCGTTCTGCTGAGCGCGGCACTGACGCGGCAGAAGGTTCTGCCGGACATGGCCCTGAGCATGCTCTCGATCGGCGAGGAGACCGGCGAAATGGACCGGATGCTTAGCAAGGTGGCCGACTTCTACGAAGACGAGGTGGCCACATCCGTTAAGGCACTCACATCAATGCTGGAACCGGCAATGATCGTGGTGGTGGGAGGCATTGTTGGCTCAATCCTGCTGGCGATGTATCTGCCGATGTTCAGTGTGTTTGATCAGATTCAGTAG